A genomic segment from Paenibacillus sp. FSL K6-1096 encodes:
- a CDS encoding IS3 family transposase: MGRTGKGTTSKSAAHCRRRRGACHRKKSGAHLQQTKELRFQFIETHRSEFRVEKMCSMLKVSRSGFYKWREKKTSPQAERKAKLLQRITYHFKDNQRRYGSPKITKLLQKEGYTVSERTVGKYMQELGLRSCVAKRFHVKTTDSHHDLPIAPNLLNQEFKTDEPNRVWVTDITYIPCREGRLYLASVLDLCTREIVGFKVDDRMTTELVLGALEDAYQAKRPKKGLTHHSDRGSQYASVEYRKRLEKYHMKASMSRKGNCYDNACIESFHSLLKKEFVYCTKFKTKEQAKHEIFQYIEFFYNRKRIHSALGYVSPVQFAAQFKKRKHA, from the coding sequence ATTGGCAGAACAGGAAAAGGAACTACGAGCAAGAGCGCAGCGCATTGCAGACGTCGAAGAGGAGCTTGCCATCGTAAAAAAAGCGGTGCACATCTTCAGCAAACCAAAGAACTGAGATTTCAGTTCATCGAAACCCATCGCTCTGAGTTTCGAGTGGAGAAGATGTGCAGCATGCTCAAGGTTTCCCGGAGCGGATTTTACAAGTGGCGCGAGAAGAAAACCAGCCCCCAAGCGGAGCGTAAGGCAAAGTTGCTCCAACGAATCACCTATCATTTCAAGGATAACCAGAGACGTTACGGCAGTCCCAAAATCACCAAGCTTCTACAGAAAGAAGGCTACACGGTTAGCGAGCGGACGGTGGGGAAATACATGCAAGAGCTAGGTTTACGCTCCTGTGTCGCCAAGCGTTTTCACGTGAAGACGACCGACTCTCATCACGATTTGCCCATTGCTCCGAACCTGCTGAACCAAGAGTTTAAAACGGACGAACCCAACCGAGTCTGGGTCACGGACATCACCTACATTCCCTGCCGGGAAGGCCGGTTGTATCTGGCCAGCGTGCTGGACCTCTGTACGAGAGAGATTGTGGGTTTTAAGGTAGATGACCGAATGACGACCGAACTGGTGCTAGGCGCACTGGAGGACGCCTACCAGGCTAAACGGCCAAAGAAGGGGCTCACCCATCACTCGGATCGGGGTTCGCAATATGCCTCTGTAGAGTACCGTAAACGCCTAGAGAAGTACCACATGAAGGCCAGCATGAGCCGCAAGGGAAATTGCTATGACAATGCCTGCATCGAATCCTTTCATAGCCTCCTAAAGAAAGAGTTCGTCTACTGCACGAAGTTCAAAACGAAGGAGCAGGCGAAGCACGAGATCTTCCAGTACATTGAATTTTTTTATAATCGCAAGCGAATCCATAGTGCGCTGGGTTATGTTTCCCCTGTTCAGTTTGCTGCGCAGTTTAAAAAGAGAAAACATGCATAA
- a CDS encoding transposase: protein MGEQRQRYNETFKRETVKYIQEQTKSVVEIGEELGISPGVLHNWLAKYREFSNEPLNSAEKVRELEQRLAEQEKELRARAQRIADVEEELAIVKKAVHIFSKPKN from the coding sequence ATGGGTGAACAACGGCAGCGATACAATGAAACCTTTAAAAGAGAAACGGTGAAGTACATTCAGGAACAAACAAAGTCAGTGGTGGAGATTGGGGAGGAACTGGGGATCTCCCCTGGCGTGCTGCACAACTGGCTGGCGAAGTATCGGGAATTCAGCAACGAACCTCTAAATAGTGCGGAAAAGGTTCGCGAACTGGAGCAGCGATTGGCAGAACAGGAAAAGGAACTACGAGCAAGAGCGCAGCGCATTGCAGACGTCGAAGAGGAGCTTGCCATCGTAAAAAAAGCGGTGCACATCTTCAGCAAACCAAAGAACTGA